From the Paramormyrops kingsleyae isolate MSU_618 chromosome 7, PKINGS_0.4, whole genome shotgun sequence genome, one window contains:
- the piwil1 gene encoding piwi-like protein 1 yields MTGRARARSRGRARGPEGATPGAPPPPQVPPQEPQRPGAELVGRGRQRMAPGALGAETVFQISAGFQQVKIGERGGRRRDFYDTGINTRQAMEHVRESKTGVSGSPIELRANFFRLVSRPQWVLYQYHVDFNPPMEARRLRSALLFQHEEALGSARTFDGAALFLPQRLQQTETVLFSETKHGEKVKITVTLTNELPPTSPVCLQFYNIIFRRILRTLNMQQIGRHYYNPQDPLNIPQHRLTIWPGFTTTILQYESSIMLSMDVSHKVLRSETVLSFMGSLRQQSGPQRFVEACTRELVGLGVLTKYNNKMYRIDDIAWDQTPTNTFKRGDTDISFKDYYRMQYGLEVTDDNQILLVSNVKRLGPSGQPPPGPALLVPEFCYMTGLTDKMRNDYNIMKDLASHTRLTPEQRESRLSRFIGNIHRSADVQKELGNWGLNFDSKLLELRARVLPAERIMQGSRTYEYNPWAADWSKEMRGLSLINSRPLENWMMFYTPRNYEQAQALLQTLGRVSGPLGIRLQRAVMIEYEDKQESLLRALQQNVGPGTQMVVCILATNRKDKYDCVKKYLCVECPTPSQCVLARTLGRPQALMTIATKIALQMNCKMGGELWSVEIPLKQLMVVGIDCYHDISAGRRSIGALVASLNPGMSRWFSKCVLQSRGQEIMDSLKGALEGALVAWRRYNDGLPARIMVYRDGVGDGMLQSVADYEVAQILECLRAVGTDYKPRLTVVVVKKRVSTRFFARIDGKLANPPPGTVVDIEVTRPEWYDFFIVSQAVRMGSVAPTHYNVVYDSSGLKPDHMQRLTYKLCHMYFNWQGIIRVPAPCQYAHKLAFLVGQSLHREPSSNLDDLLFYL; encoded by the exons CCGTCTTCCAGATATCTGCTGGTTTCCAGCAGGTGAAGATAGGCGAACGAGGGGGCCGGAGGCGGGACTTCTATGACACCGGGATCAATACCCGGCAGGCCATGGAACATGTGAGGGAGTCCAAGACTG GTGTCTCCGGGTCCCCCATCGAGCTGAGGGCCAACTTCTTCCGCCTCGTATCCCGCCCACAGTGGGTGCTGTACCAGTACCACGTAGACTTCAACCCCCCGATGGAAGCACGGCGCTTGcgctctgctctgctcttccAGCACGAGGAGGCACTGGGTTCCGCGCGCACCTTTGACGGTGCTGCCCTCTTCCTACCCCAGCGCCTCCAGCAGACG GAGACGGTCCTTTTCAGCGAGACCAAGCATGGCGAGAAGGTGAAGATCACGGTGACTCTGACCAACGAGctgccccccacctccccgGTCTGCCTCCAATTCTACAACATCATCTTCAGGCG GATCCTGAGAACTTTGAACATGCAGCAGATCGGCCGGCATTACTACAACCCGCAGGATCCCTTGAACATCCCGCAGCACAG GTTGACCATTTGGCCCGGCTTTACCACCACCATCCTACAGTATGAGTCAAGTATCATGTTGTCCATGGACGTCAGCCACAAGGTTCTGCGCAGCGAGACTGTCCTCAGTTTCATGGGCAGCCTACGGCAGCAGTCTGGGCCTCAACGCTTCGTCGAGGCCTGCACACGCGAGCTGGTGGGGCTCGGTGTGCTCACCAA atacaacaataaaatgtataggATCGACGACATTGCGTGGGACCAGACCCCCACCAACACTTTCAAGAGGGGGGACACTGACATCTCCTTCAAAGACTACTACCGGATG CAATATGGCCTGGAGGTCACAGACGACAACCAGATACTGCTGGTTAGCAATGTGAAGAGGCTGGGGCCATCAGGTCAGCCGCCGCCAGGCCCAGCGCTTCTGGTCCCCGAGTTCTGCTACATGACAG GTCTGACGGACAAGATGCGCAACGACTACAACATCATGAAGGACCTCGCATCACACACACGGCTGACCCCCGAGCAGCGTGAGAGCCGCCTCTCCCGCTTTATCGGCAACATCCACAG GAGTGCGGATGTCCAGAAGGAACTTGGCAACTGGGGACTCAACTTCGACAGCAAGCTACTGGAACTGCGGGCTCGTGTACTCCCAGCTGAGAGGATCATGCAGGGCTCCAGGACG TACGAGTATAACCCCTGGGCTGCCGATTGGTCCAAGGAGATGAGGGGCTTGTCACTGATTAACTCACGTCCACTGGAGAATTGGATGATGTTCTACACGCCCCGGAACTACGAGCAGGCACAGGCGCTGCTGCAGACGCTGGGCCGTGTGTCTGGCCCGCTGGGGATTCGCTTGCAGCGTGCTGTCAT GATTGAGTATGAGGATAAACAAGAGTCCCTGTTGAGGGCGTTGCAGCAGAATGTCGGCCCTGGAACGCAGATG GTGGTGTGCATTCTAGCCACCAACCGCAAGGACAAGTATGATTGTGTGAAGAAGTACCTGTGTGTGGAgtgccccacccccagccagtGTGTGCTGGCTCGCACCTTAGGTCGGCCCCAGGCCCTCATGACCATAGCCACCAAGATTGCTCTGCAGATGAACTGCAAGATGGGTGGGGAACTCTGGAGCGTTGAGATTCCG CTGAAGCAGCTTATGGTGGTCGGCATCGATTGTTACCATGACATCTCGGCGGGGAGGAGGTCCATTGGGGCATTGGTGGCTAGCCTCAACCCAGGGATGTCACG GTGGTTCTCCAAGTGTGTCCTTCAGAGCCGAGGTCAGGAGATCATGGACAGCCTAAAGGGGGCACTGGAAG GCGCCTTGGTTGCCTGGAGGAGGTACAATGACGGGCTGCCGGCACGCATCATGGTGTACCGTGATGGCGTGGGAGATGGCATGCTGCAGAGTGTCGCAGACTACGAGGTGGCACAAATCCTTGAGTGCCTCCGAGCCGTGGGTACTGACTACAA GCCCAGACTGACCGTGGTGGTGGTGAAGAAACGTGTGAGCACACGCTTCTTTGCCCGTATTGACGGGAAGCTGGCCAACCCACCTCCGGGGACTGTGGTTGACATTGAAGTGACCCGACCGGAGTG GTACGACTTCTTCATCGTGAGCCAAGCAGTGCGCATGGGCAGCGTGGCCCCCACCCACTACAATGTAGTGTACGACTCCAGCGGACTCAAGCCCGACCACATGCAGCGACTTACCTACAAACTCTGCCACATGTACTTCAACTGGCAG GGGATTATTCGTGTGCCAGCCCCGTGCCAATATGCCCACAAGCTGGCCTTCCTGGTGGGTCAGAGTCTCCACCGTGAACCCAGCTCCAATCTGGATGACTTGCTGTTCTACCTCTAG